From Alienimonas californiensis, a single genomic window includes:
- a CDS encoding efflux RND transporter periplasmic adaptor subunit: MLAALRRRLSRSPASSPGSSRASQVSPASDTAPPAPAPPQSPGDDGAPVPATRSGGRWWVGTAVRTAAFLIALVGLLVGVGVAQRFGLLDGAASVAAAGMDAVEDGVQWICPMMCTPPSSEPGRCPVCGMELVKSAGGGGGDGVSVTLDPAARRLAGIGTAEATLEALDRQIRTVGELSFDEGRDATIAAYVDGRLERLFADYVGVPVQEGDDLAVLYSPELYTAQREYLSARSSLAAGANASEQVTRELALAARDKLIELGMTADQIATLRERGEAETRLRIRSPLGGTVVEKLKTEGQYVARGEPIVKIADLSAVWLMLELFPEDAAGVRFGTKVRATLRSLPGEEFVGRVAFVDPTVDPTTRTVGVRVEMLNPDGRLRPGDLATAVVEVPAVPPPPGEPVYDPELAMKYVSPMHPQIVRDEPGECPVCGMDLVPASELGFAESRTADRQVLTVPRDAVLRAGGHSVVYVETDPGRFEIRDVELGPTANGRTVILGGVEAGETVATGGNFLIDSQMQLAGNPSLIDPTRAKATAPTTAEGPLTLPDEPVLIVEGETGAALDALFAAYFDVQTALAADEPPPAEAVRALEGAADRLDAADLAAVANQIVVIERHAAELRTDEIEAARVAFKPLSHAVLQLSAAVRGPDSNAAFTHFFCPMVKGGGGDWLQPGGLPRDALRNPYWGAEMLKCGEKVREVVANAAPADGVSPGGV; this comes from the coding sequence ATGTTAGCCGCCCTCCGCCGCCGACTGTCCCGATCCCCCGCGTCGTCTCCGGGTTCGTCCCGGGCGTCGCAGGTTTCCCCCGCGTCCGACACCGCCCCGCCGGCTCCGGCCCCGCCCCAGTCTCCCGGAGACGACGGCGCGCCGGTTCCCGCGACGCGGTCCGGCGGGCGGTGGTGGGTCGGCACGGCGGTGCGGACGGCGGCGTTTTTGATCGCCCTCGTCGGTCTGTTGGTCGGCGTGGGCGTCGCCCAGCGGTTCGGCCTCCTCGACGGGGCGGCGTCGGTCGCCGCGGCGGGCATGGACGCCGTGGAAGACGGGGTGCAGTGGATCTGCCCGATGATGTGCACCCCACCGTCATCGGAACCCGGGCGTTGCCCGGTCTGCGGGATGGAACTGGTGAAATCGGCCGGCGGCGGGGGGGGCGACGGAGTGTCCGTCACGCTCGACCCGGCGGCCCGCCGGCTGGCGGGAATCGGAACGGCCGAGGCGACGCTCGAAGCCTTGGATCGGCAGATTCGCACCGTCGGCGAACTGTCGTTCGACGAGGGCCGCGATGCGACCATCGCCGCCTACGTCGACGGGCGGCTGGAACGGCTGTTCGCCGATTACGTCGGCGTGCCGGTGCAGGAGGGCGACGATCTCGCGGTGCTTTATAGCCCGGAGCTCTATACCGCTCAGCGGGAGTACCTCTCGGCCCGTTCCTCCCTCGCCGCGGGGGCGAACGCCAGCGAGCAGGTGACGCGGGAGTTGGCCCTCGCCGCCCGCGATAAACTCATCGAGTTAGGCATGACGGCCGATCAGATCGCAACGCTGCGGGAGAGGGGCGAAGCGGAGACCCGGTTGCGAATTCGCTCCCCGCTGGGCGGTACGGTGGTGGAAAAGCTGAAGACCGAGGGGCAGTACGTCGCCCGGGGCGAGCCGATCGTCAAAATTGCGGACCTGTCGGCAGTCTGGCTGATGCTCGAACTATTCCCCGAGGACGCCGCCGGGGTGCGGTTCGGCACTAAGGTGCGGGCGACGCTGCGGAGTCTGCCGGGCGAGGAGTTCGTCGGCCGGGTCGCCTTCGTGGACCCCACCGTGGACCCGACCACCCGCACCGTGGGCGTGCGGGTGGAGATGCTCAATCCCGACGGCCGCCTCCGCCCCGGCGATCTGGCGACCGCCGTCGTCGAGGTGCCCGCGGTCCCGCCCCCGCCGGGCGAGCCGGTCTACGACCCGGAGCTCGCCATGAAGTACGTCAGCCCGATGCACCCGCAGATCGTGCGGGACGAGCCGGGCGAGTGCCCGGTGTGCGGCATGGACCTGGTGCCGGCGAGCGAGCTGGGCTTCGCTGAGAGCCGCACCGCCGATCGCCAAGTCCTCACCGTCCCTCGCGACGCCGTACTGCGGGCCGGCGGGCACAGCGTGGTGTACGTCGAAACCGACCCCGGCCGATTCGAGATCCGGGACGTGGAACTGGGCCCCACCGCGAACGGCCGCACGGTGATCCTCGGCGGCGTGGAGGCGGGGGAGACGGTGGCGACCGGCGGGAACTTCCTGATCGACTCCCAGATGCAGCTCGCCGGCAACCCGTCGCTGATCGACCCCACCCGTGCGAAGGCGACGGCCCCGACGACGGCGGAGGGACCGCTGACGCTCCCGGACGAGCCCGTGCTGATCGTGGAGGGAGAGACCGGCGCGGCGTTGGACGCCCTGTTCGCCGCCTACTTCGACGTGCAGACGGCGTTGGCCGCGGACGAACCCCCGCCGGCCGAGGCCGTTCGGGCCCTCGAAGGCGCGGCGGACCGGCTGGACGCCGCGGACCTCGCCGCCGTCGCCAACCAGATCGTCGTGATCGAACGGCACGCGGCGGAACTGCGAACCGACGAGATCGAGGCCGCCCGGGTTGCCTTCAAGCCGCTCAGCCATGCGGTGTTGCAGCTGTCGGCAGCGGTGCGGGGGCCGGACTCGAACGCGGCCTTCACCCACTTTTTCTGCCCAATGGTGAAGGGCGGCGGGGGCGACTGGCTCCAGCCCGGCGGCCTGCCCCGGGACGCCCTGCGGAACCCGTACTGGGGCGCGGAGATGTTGAAGTGCGGAGAGAAGGTTCGCGAGGTCGTCGCGAACGCCGCGCCGGCTGACGGCGTCTCGCCGGGGGGCGTTTGA
- a CDS encoding TolC family protein, with protein sequence MPRPLLFSRFGASAVALGLFATPAWAQDAGRASLDGPLAAPPPLPTPGDLPVPADIPELAPDDDDPIGRRFVEPPPVPEAPRGLGTVVEREQNAAFAGAPLTLDEALELAAANNPTLVQARAQVQGTLGLAVEAGLWPNPVFRYIGEQIGVDREGETDTPGEFQGATLTQEFVTADKRDLSRAKFLQRTRVAEWAAVSQQWRVCNDVRVHFYQALGAKETVAIREDLLKAAEDAVVTAREQWNLGQATRSDLHLANVALQEARLNLLMAENDYLEQFQTLAALIGLPLETGAVVGELDGESAEIDFEQVYREYLDEAPQVIMARQKLREDQITLKRELVEPIPNVFVEAGSGYNFEALETTGTASVRFDIPIFDRNQGNIRRAEADLVRQRREIQRTEMLLRRELATQYRIYLTARQHVEQFAEVILPEARAAYKNQLDAYAEDRQQWPEVLIVQRSYFDLRQQYVTNLVALRTSETLIRGYLLHDGLNVPAPLPPGHLDVTAQPR encoded by the coding sequence ATGCCCCGCCCCCTTCTCTTCTCCCGCTTCGGCGCTTCGGCCGTCGCCTTGGGTTTGTTCGCGACTCCGGCCTGGGCGCAGGACGCCGGCCGGGCGTCGCTGGACGGGCCGCTCGCCGCCCCGCCGCCGCTGCCGACGCCCGGCGATCTGCCCGTGCCGGCGGACATCCCGGAACTGGCCCCGGACGACGACGACCCGATCGGCCGTCGGTTCGTGGAGCCGCCGCCGGTGCCGGAGGCCCCGCGGGGGTTGGGAACCGTCGTCGAGCGGGAGCAGAACGCCGCGTTCGCCGGCGCCCCGTTGACGCTCGACGAGGCGCTGGAACTGGCCGCCGCGAATAACCCGACGCTCGTGCAGGCCCGCGCCCAGGTGCAGGGCACGCTGGGGCTGGCGGTCGAGGCCGGACTGTGGCCGAACCCCGTCTTCCGCTACATCGGCGAGCAGATCGGCGTGGACCGCGAGGGGGAGACGGACACGCCCGGCGAGTTCCAGGGGGCGACGCTCACGCAGGAGTTCGTCACCGCGGACAAACGGGACCTCAGCCGCGCGAAGTTCCTGCAACGCACCCGGGTCGCGGAGTGGGCGGCCGTCTCCCAGCAGTGGCGGGTCTGCAACGACGTGCGAGTTCACTTCTATCAGGCGCTGGGGGCGAAGGAGACCGTCGCGATCCGCGAGGACCTGCTGAAAGCCGCCGAGGACGCCGTCGTCACCGCCCGGGAGCAGTGGAACCTCGGTCAGGCGACCCGTTCGGACCTGCACCTCGCCAACGTCGCGCTGCAGGAGGCCCGGCTGAACTTATTGATGGCGGAGAACGACTATCTGGAGCAGTTCCAGACGCTCGCCGCGCTGATCGGCCTGCCGCTGGAGACCGGGGCGGTGGTCGGCGAACTGGACGGCGAATCCGCGGAAATCGACTTCGAACAGGTGTATCGCGAGTACCTGGACGAGGCCCCGCAGGTGATCATGGCCCGGCAGAAGCTGCGCGAGGATCAGATCACGCTCAAGCGCGAGCTGGTCGAGCCGATTCCGAACGTCTTCGTCGAGGCGGGCAGCGGCTATAACTTCGAGGCGCTGGAGACGACGGGCACCGCCAGCGTGCGGTTCGACATTCCGATCTTCGACCGCAATCAAGGGAACATCCGCCGGGCCGAGGCCGACCTGGTCCGGCAGCGCCGCGAGATTCAGCGGACGGAAATGCTGCTCCGCCGCGAGTTGGCGACACAATACCGCATCTACCTCACCGCCCGGCAGCACGTCGAGCAGTTCGCCGAGGTGATCCTGCCGGAGGCGCGGGCGGCCTACAAGAACCAACTCGACGCCTACGCCGAGGACCGCCAGCAATGGCCCGAAGTACTGATCGTGCAACGGTCGTACTTCGATCTGCGTCAGCAATACGTCACGAACCTCGTTGCCCTGCGGACCAGCGAGACGCTGATTCGGGGCTACCTGCTCCACGACGGGTTGAACGTCCCCGCCCCGCTGCCGCCGGGCCACCTCGACGTGACGGCGCAGCCGCGGTGA
- a CDS encoding potassium channel family protein has translation MSGALLQAAGGALVLLAGYDLYRTVLVPRGRGGPVTRGVCRGIWRAASLGGDRVKAQAGPLTVVGGVAAWGALLAVGFALVTWPALGEGVAASGDRETPTDFLAALYYSGFNLTTLGTGDLVPRTDVYRVLMIAEAAVGFSYLTLALTYVMSVYDALNRRNVFALGLHQRTSDTGDAATYLAGLLPGPPAAASQDLTALSGELAQLFEAHHFYPVLHYFRLPEPRYAMARILFVTLDAASLIRSAPDGPEAKTLAESAAVEALWRGGLRPVHELAPLFLPDQSPDGPPDGGTLEQDRDRWQAHYLRAAAKLRAAGVACRDDDAGFARYAAGRAEWDAVVRRFATFMDYDWDAIADPHTGG, from the coding sequence ATGAGCGGGGCTCTTCTGCAAGCCGCCGGCGGGGCGCTGGTCCTCCTGGCGGGTTACGACCTGTACCGCACCGTGCTGGTCCCGCGGGGCCGCGGCGGCCCCGTCACCCGCGGCGTCTGTCGCGGGATCTGGCGGGCCGCGTCGCTGGGCGGGGATCGCGTGAAGGCTCAGGCCGGCCCGCTGACGGTCGTCGGCGGCGTGGCGGCCTGGGGGGCGCTGTTGGCCGTCGGGTTCGCCCTCGTGACCTGGCCGGCGCTGGGCGAGGGGGTCGCAGCCAGCGGCGACCGGGAGACGCCGACCGATTTCCTCGCCGCCCTCTACTACTCCGGCTTCAACCTCACGACGCTCGGCACGGGCGATCTCGTCCCCCGCACCGACGTCTACCGGGTGCTGATGATCGCGGAGGCGGCGGTCGGCTTCAGCTATCTCACCCTGGCGCTGACCTACGTCATGTCCGTCTACGACGCCCTGAACCGGCGGAACGTCTTCGCGCTCGGCCTGCATCAACGAACCAGCGACACCGGCGACGCCGCGACCTACCTTGCCGGCCTCCTGCCCGGACCGCCGGCGGCCGCCTCGCAGGACCTGACGGCGCTGTCCGGGGAACTCGCCCAGCTCTTCGAGGCGCACCACTTCTACCCCGTCCTGCACTACTTCCGCCTGCCGGAGCCGCGATACGCGATGGCCCGGATCCTGTTCGTCACGCTCGACGCCGCCTCGCTAATCCGATCCGCCCCGGACGGCCCGGAGGCGAAAACCCTGGCGGAGTCCGCGGCGGTCGAAGCGCTATGGCGAGGCGGCTTGCGGCCGGTCCACGAACTCGCCCCGCTCTTCCTGCCGGACCAATCGCCCGACGGGCCGCCGGACGGGGGGACCCTGGAACAGGATCGCGACCGCTGGCAAGCCCATTACCTCCGGGCCGCGGCGAAGCTGCGGGCTGCCGGCGTCGCCTGTCGCGACGACGACGCCGGCTTCGCCCGCTACGCGGCGGGGCGAGCCGAGTGGGACGCGGTCGTCCGTCGGTTCGCCACGTTCATGGACTACGACTGGGACGCGATCGCCGACCCCCATACTGGGGGCTGA
- a CDS encoding multicopper oxidase domain-containing protein: MSAAEPRRHFLQAGAAAAAGALAAGAARSAAAQENPRQDPTEAPGAPTDPPGGSQPRDENEVRADYDGFSRYKPSRGHDPDSKWYIGKEVPGFRKGEEGPAPFIAPDVEKLPYTMEDGWKVFRLSCTPVRREFLPGYYIDVYGFNGSMPGPTIEATQGDKIRVIVKNDLPEPTSVHWHGLELSVQDDGASHLTQNMIEPGKEYVYELHPHEEGTFFYHSHVAMQETFGMVGWFIIHPRKSFDPPVDRDFGLIFQNFRIDPMTTVVDSWGMDFNWHTINGRSGPYTTPLVCRHGERVRIRIMNFSPIQHHPIHLHGHTFWVTGHEGARVPKTAWIPRNTELIAVAQASTLEFVANNPGDWALHCHMTHHMMNHMVQHVGPRLRGQADTERYTANLETRPAVDLNSKALGEVPPGYPQMMQGMKMTSRQMEKVWNRREMKGMRATAPQTLHGLFTALRVLPDDLYRLVMESDEPVEKGAVFAEIVRRFGDYGRYDWAPMMNMGEDGGGMNGGGMNGGGMNGGGMNGGGMNGGGMNGGGMNGGGMNGGGMNGGGAMR; the protein is encoded by the coding sequence ATGTCCGCCGCCGAACCTCGTCGTCACTTCCTCCAAGCCGGGGCCGCCGCCGCCGCCGGGGCGTTGGCCGCCGGGGCCGCCCGGTCGGCCGCCGCCCAGGAGAACCCGCGGCAGGATCCCACCGAGGCTCCCGGCGCCCCGACCGACCCGCCCGGCGGCTCCCAGCCGCGGGACGAGAACGAGGTCCGGGCCGACTACGATGGCTTCTCCCGCTACAAACCCAGCCGGGGCCACGATCCGGACAGCAAGTGGTACATCGGCAAGGAGGTGCCGGGCTTCCGCAAGGGCGAGGAGGGGCCGGCCCCCTTCATCGCCCCGGACGTGGAGAAGCTGCCGTATACGATGGAGGACGGCTGGAAGGTGTTTCGCCTGAGCTGCACGCCGGTCCGGCGGGAGTTCCTGCCCGGCTATTACATCGACGTGTACGGCTTCAACGGGTCGATGCCCGGCCCGACGATCGAGGCGACGCAGGGGGATAAAATCCGGGTGATCGTGAAGAACGACCTGCCCGAGCCGACCTCCGTGCACTGGCACGGGCTGGAACTGAGCGTGCAGGACGACGGCGCCTCCCACCTCACCCAGAACATGATCGAGCCGGGGAAGGAGTACGTCTACGAACTGCACCCGCACGAGGAGGGCACGTTCTTTTATCACTCCCACGTCGCCATGCAGGAGACGTTCGGGATGGTGGGGTGGTTCATCATTCACCCGCGAAAGTCGTTCGACCCGCCGGTGGACCGAGACTTCGGCCTGATCTTTCAGAACTTCCGCATCGACCCCATGACCACCGTGGTCGATAGCTGGGGAATGGATTTTAACTGGCACACGATCAACGGCCGCAGCGGGCCCTACACCACCCCGCTGGTCTGCCGGCACGGGGAGCGGGTCCGCATCCGGATCATGAATTTCAGCCCGATCCAGCACCACCCGATTCATCTGCACGGGCACACCTTCTGGGTGACGGGGCACGAGGGAGCGCGGGTTCCCAAGACCGCCTGGATTCCGCGGAACACGGAATTGATCGCCGTGGCGCAGGCGTCGACCCTCGAGTTCGTCGCCAATAATCCCGGCGACTGGGCGCTGCACTGCCATATGACGCATCACATGATGAACCATATGGTGCAGCACGTCGGCCCGCGGCTGCGGGGGCAGGCCGATACGGAGCGCTATACCGCGAACCTGGAGACCCGCCCCGCGGTGGATTTGAACTCCAAGGCCCTCGGCGAGGTTCCCCCCGGCTACCCGCAAATGATGCAGGGGATGAAAATGACGTCGCGGCAGATGGAAAAAGTCTGGAACCGCCGCGAGATGAAGGGCATGCGGGCGACCGCCCCCCAGACGCTGCACGGCCTGTTCACCGCCCTCCGCGTGCTGCCGGACGACCTGTATCGGCTGGTGATGGAGAGCGACGAGCCGGTCGAAAAGGGCGCCGTCTTCGCCGAGATCGTCCGCCGCTTCGGCGATTACGGCCGCTACGACTGGGCCCCCATGATGAATATGGGCGAGGACGGCGGCGGCATGAACGGCGGCGGCATGAACGGCGGCGGCATGAACGGCGGCGGCATGAACGGCGGCGGCATGAACGGCGGCGGCATGAACGGCGGCGGCATGAACGGCGGCGGCATGAACGGCGGCGGCATGAACGGCGGCGGGGCCATGCGATGA
- a CDS encoding PQQ-dependent sugar dehydrogenase: MRQPPTQRSAGPTPDGAGGLFVALSGAAPGDPSARPALLHFAADGARRSVPVNGLEAPVNDLLMRDGELLVSHRTKISVLDDPLGSAPALRDLVTGLPSLGDHENNQLTVGPDGGLYVGQGTATNSGVVGLDNKKWLMEHPDVHEIAPAPLRTRGAVFQTKDPLSDGEADETARTSAYQPFDTATPDGATIPGATKANGTVLRFDADGSNPSVYAWGLRNPYGLLWAGDTLYATENGMDVRGSRPVANDLEDLYVVKRGAFYGWPDFGSGDPVTDPRFKPDGKPQPTFLLSDHPPVERPVATFPKHSSIVKLDASPGGAFGFEGQLFVAFFGHMTPHTGTPPEEHGGHRVVRYDPATGESTTFFGPKHHSHGGESGHGNGGDDKSGHEESGQGHEPGGSAGPRRPLDVRFAADGSALYVADFGLMPMDKSGPHARPGTGVIWKIVPAD; this comes from the coding sequence GTGCGGCAGCCCCCCACGCAGCGGTCCGCCGGTCCCACCCCGGACGGCGCCGGCGGGCTGTTCGTCGCGCTCTCCGGCGCGGCCCCGGGCGATCCGTCCGCCCGGCCCGCCCTGCTGCACTTCGCAGCCGACGGCGCCCGCCGCAGCGTGCCCGTCAACGGCCTGGAGGCGCCGGTCAACGACCTGCTGATGCGCGACGGCGAACTGCTGGTTTCGCACCGTACGAAGATTTCCGTCCTCGATGACCCGCTCGGCTCCGCCCCGGCGCTGCGAGATCTCGTGACGGGACTGCCGAGTCTCGGGGACCACGAGAACAATCAGCTTACGGTCGGCCCCGACGGCGGGCTGTACGTCGGGCAGGGCACGGCGACGAACTCCGGCGTCGTCGGCTTGGACAATAAGAAATGGCTCATGGAGCATCCCGACGTCCACGAGATCGCGCCCGCCCCGCTGCGGACCCGCGGCGCGGTCTTCCAGACGAAGGACCCGCTCTCCGACGGCGAAGCGGACGAGACGGCCCGGACCTCCGCCTACCAGCCGTTCGACACGGCCACGCCGGACGGGGCGACGATTCCCGGGGCGACCAAGGCGAACGGCACGGTGTTGCGGTTCGACGCCGACGGCTCGAACCCGTCGGTCTACGCTTGGGGCCTGCGGAATCCCTACGGCCTGTTGTGGGCCGGCGACACGCTGTACGCGACGGAGAACGGCATGGACGTCCGCGGCAGCCGGCCGGTGGCGAACGATCTAGAGGACCTGTACGTCGTGAAACGCGGCGCCTTCTACGGCTGGCCGGACTTCGGGTCCGGCGATCCCGTCACCGATCCGCGGTTCAAGCCTGACGGCAAACCGCAGCCGACCTTCCTGCTGTCGGACCATCCGCCCGTGGAGCGGCCCGTGGCGACCTTCCCCAAGCACTCCAGCATCGTGAAGCTGGACGCCTCGCCGGGCGGGGCGTTCGGCTTTGAGGGGCAGCTGTTCGTGGCCTTCTTCGGCCACATGACCCCCCACACCGGCACGCCGCCGGAGGAGCACGGCGGCCACCGGGTGGTGCGGTACGACCCGGCGACCGGCGAATCGACCACCTTCTTCGGCCCAAAACACCACAGCCACGGCGGCGAAAGCGGCCATGGGAACGGCGGCGACGACAAAAGCGGCCACGAGGAGAGCGGTCAAGGGCACGAGCCGGGCGGATCGGCCGGGCCGCGGCGCCCGCTGGACGTCCGCTTCGCCGCAGACGGGTCCGCCCTGTACGTCGCCGACTTCGGCCTGATGCCGATGGACAAGTCCGGCCCGCACGCTCGGCCCGGAACGGGCGTGATCTGGAAGATCGTCCCTGCGGATTGA
- a CDS encoding TolC family protein: MQDQFLRRPSLALAASLPLAGLVSLAGGCAADGDCCRQTATRPVLAAEPALADHSRVASSAIHFASHQDGVGDSVEGSFFDPLLDAPQTDGKSSPGDRRTPGNGEAGDEFADPLLDAPAGDRPASDGTAEALSGGSSFLTEDAPAIELAEAVALAVARSPRTQAARNRAAATAARVPQVTALDDPMVMSTSYPIHDQSLQTAGGRIQTGVQVTQRIPWLEKLGARGEVVRREAQAASTEAATAELDAAFAARTAWFEAWFADRAIEVTLRNRELLEQLLDVAVARVRTGGGQTDVLRTQLEIDRLDDRVLTLRQQRDVARADLAATLRLPPGAALPTAAEELPPLNAAAEVDALFAAAQRCRPELQRIGWEIARDRAQRRVACLAGKPDFTAGLGYTVVTEEDALAGMANGHDNVSVLFGLTLPIYRDKIRAGVAEADRRIAADSRALDAEQDDTLRQIRRLGFRLETLAEQLVLLEDRILPRAEQTLDVSLADYRGERIGFTEVSNSYGDLLRLEVQQARLRADVGVALAELERAVGCDLASMTPEPAIPPTPVAPPPAPLPGTLQAPPPIPAGEEPGDAAAEPAAARDETDEAPSSDEAAATADPRVRPAAFDRRRESSSAGAPGWGGWRKTPAAP, from the coding sequence ATGCAAGATCAATTCCTCCGCAGACCGTCGTTGGCGCTGGCGGCGTCGCTTCCGCTGGCGGGCCTCGTCTCGCTCGCGGGGGGCTGCGCCGCCGACGGCGATTGCTGTCGGCAAACGGCGACGCGGCCGGTGCTCGCGGCCGAACCGGCCCTCGCGGATCACTCGCGGGTCGCGTCGTCAGCCATTCACTTCGCCTCCCACCAGGACGGTGTGGGCGATTCTGTCGAAGGGTCGTTCTTCGACCCGCTGCTGGACGCCCCGCAGACCGACGGGAAGAGTTCCCCCGGCGACCGCCGAACGCCCGGGAACGGCGAGGCGGGCGACGAGTTCGCCGATCCGCTGCTCGACGCCCCCGCCGGAGACCGGCCGGCTTCGGACGGCACGGCCGAAGCACTGTCGGGCGGGAGTTCCTTCCTGACCGAAGACGCTCCCGCAATTGAGCTGGCGGAGGCCGTCGCTCTCGCCGTCGCCCGGTCGCCGCGGACCCAAGCCGCCCGGAATCGGGCCGCGGCGACCGCCGCCCGCGTACCGCAGGTGACGGCGTTGGACGATCCGATGGTGATGAGCACCAGCTACCCGATCCACGACCAATCGCTTCAAACCGCCGGCGGTCGCATTCAAACCGGCGTGCAGGTCACGCAGCGGATTCCGTGGCTGGAAAAGCTCGGCGCCCGGGGGGAGGTGGTCCGGCGGGAGGCGCAGGCGGCCTCGACGGAAGCGGCGACCGCCGAACTGGACGCCGCCTTTGCCGCCCGGACCGCCTGGTTCGAAGCGTGGTTCGCCGACCGGGCCATTGAGGTGACGCTGCGGAACCGGGAGCTCCTCGAACAGCTCCTCGACGTCGCCGTCGCCCGGGTGCGGACGGGGGGCGGGCAGACGGACGTGTTGCGGACGCAGCTTGAAATCGACCGCCTCGACGATCGCGTGCTGACGCTCCGTCAGCAGCGGGACGTGGCCCGGGCGGACCTCGCCGCGACGCTCCGCTTGCCGCCGGGGGCGGCGCTGCCGACGGCCGCGGAGGAACTGCCGCCGCTGAACGCCGCCGCGGAGGTCGACGCCCTCTTCGCCGCGGCCCAGCGGTGCCGGCCGGAGTTGCAGCGGATCGGCTGGGAGATCGCCCGCGACCGGGCCCAGCGGCGGGTCGCCTGCCTCGCCGGCAAGCCGGACTTCACCGCGGGCCTCGGCTACACCGTGGTGACGGAGGAGGACGCCCTCGCCGGGATGGCGAACGGCCACGACAACGTCTCGGTCCTGTTCGGACTGACCCTGCCGATCTACCGCGACAAGATCCGCGCCGGCGTCGCGGAGGCGGACCGACGGATCGCCGCGGACTCCCGCGCCCTCGACGCCGAACAGGACGACACGCTCCGGCAGATCCGCCGGCTGGGGTTTCGGCTGGAAACCCTCGCGGAGCAACTCGTCCTGCTGGAAGACCGCATCCTCCCCCGGGCGGAGCAGACGCTGGACGTGAGTCTGGCGGACTACCGGGGCGAACGGATCGGCTTCACCGAGGTCTCCAACAGTTACGGCGACCTGTTGCGGTTGGAGGTCCAACAGGCCCGTCTGCGGGCGGACGTCGGGGTGGCCCTGGCGGAACTGGAGCGGGCCGTCGGCTGCGACCTCGCCTCAATGACCCCGGAGCCCGCCATCCCCCCGACGCCTGTTGCGCCCCCGCCCGCCCCGCTGCCGGGAACGCTTCAGGCCCCGCCGCCGATTCCCGCCGGGGAGGAACCGGGAGACGCCGCCGCGGAGCCCGCCGCCGCCCGGGACGAGACTGATGAAGCGCCAAGCTCCGACGAAGCCGCGGCGACGGCCGATCCACGGGTCCGGCCCGCCGCGTTCGATCGGCGGCGAGAATCCTCGTCGGCGGGCGCGCCAGGCTGGGGCGGTTGGCGGAAAACTCCCGCGGCGCCCTGA